In a single window of the Tribolium castaneum strain GA2 chromosome 8, icTriCast1.1, whole genome shotgun sequence genome:
- the LOC135266856 gene encoding transcriptional repressor CTCF-like, whose amino-acid sequence MKNHSTIHTIGAETFDCSSVLEPYKCHKCPTFVTPFLSQLRHHIVQGHTSQRVKLTLHKCPRCDFKSFSRFLFSKHLKSVTHERNDFYECKSCDYVTRSVPRLRRHVIARHTADSEIEWFQCAYCPFKGKLRGNLSRHVQIHDPDFRFACQFCDYKAKRSDYLRQHLYGRHMSKILRAHSCDHCDFKSIDRARLKSHQVAKHTVKCDFDYLQCSQCQYKTPFKFVLNRHVTSKHGPDRLKCDQCEFVTKYKLSLQTRFLSLLRLSKRPNRNPISDKAARKKDITNVKMM is encoded by the exons ATGAAAAACCACTCGACAATTCACACAATAGGCGCCGAAACATTCGATTGTTCAAGCGTCCTTGAACCGTACAAATGTCACAAATGTCCGACATTTGTGACGCCATTTTTGTCACAACTGAGGCATCACATCGTTCAAGGTCACACATCACAACGTGTCAAATTGACACTTCACAAGTGTCCCCGGTGTGATTTTAAGTCGTTTTCGCGGTTTTTGTTCTCGAAACATTTGAAAAGTGTCACACATGAGAGAAATGACTTTTACGAGTGTAAAAGTTGTGATTATGTGACTAGAAGTGTTCCCCGTTTGCGGAGACACGTCATCGCGAGACATACGGCCGATTCTGAGATCGAGTGGTTTCAGTGTGCGTATTGCCCTTTCAAGGGCAAACTCCGGGGAAACCTGAGCCGACACGTGCAAATACACGACCCGGATTTCCGGTTTGCGTGCCAGTTTTGCGACTACAAGGCCAAAAGAAGTGATTATTTGAGACAGCACTTGTATGGTCGGCATATGTCCAAAATACTGCGCGCGCACAGTTGTGATCATTGTGATTTTAAGAGTATAGATCGCGCTCGCTTGAAGTCACATCAAGTGGCCAAGCATACGGTAAAGTGCGACTTTGACTACCTCCAGTGTAGCCAATGTCAGTACAAGACGCCGTTTAAGTTCGTGTTAAACAGACACGTGACTAGCAAGCACGGCCCTGATAGGCTCAAGTGTGACCAATGCGAGTTCGTGACGAAATACAAGCTCAGTTTAC AAACCCGTTTTCTCTCTCTCTTGAGGCTTTCCAAAAGGCCCAACCGCAACCCGATCTCCGACAAAGCCGCCCGGAAAAAGGACAttacaaatgtaaaaatgaTGTAA
- the LOC103313310 gene encoding zinc finger Y-chromosomal protein, which translates to MHSLLCDFEYFPCDQCQFKTLFKSTLNKHVTVTHGSDWFKCDQCKFETKYKQNLQNHLLTKHNHNPKLFECDKCGHKTKTKATLIKHRKHKHENTPLFHCDICDYTTNVNRNLIKHCDARHATGYHKCNKCDLSFETRFELTTHTKNEHFKVIVKYQCHLCDFKTNSKLELATHKKTEHLKNVKLYECQLCDFKSEHKGNFGNHKLQKHSDKWLKCEQCGYQTKWKSSLLRHVRTQHG; encoded by the coding sequence ATGCATTCGTTGTTGTGCGACTTTGAGTACTTCCCCTGCGACCAATGCCAGTTCAAGACGCTGTTTAAAAGTACGCTAAACAAGCACGTGACCGTAACACACGGCTCCGATTGGTTCAAGTGCGACCAATGCAAATTcgaaacaaaatacaaacaaaactTGCAAAACCACCTTCTCACTAAACACAATCACAATCCTAAATTGTTTGAATGTGATAAATGTGGCcacaaaactaaaacaaaGGCCACTCTGATCAAACACCGAAAGCATAAACATGAAAACACACCATTATTCCACTGTGACATTTGTGATTACACCACAAATGTCAACcgcaatttaattaaacattgtGATGCGCGTCATGCCACAGGTTATCACAAATGTAACAAGTGTGATTTGAGCTTCGAGACGCGATTTGAGCTCACAACGCacacaaaaaacgaacattTCAAGGTTATTGTCAAATATCAATGCCACCTTTGTGACTTTAAAACTAATTCAAAGCTGGAATTGGCCACACATAAGAAAACCGAACATTTGAAGAACGTTAAATTGTATGAGTGCCAACTTTGTGATTTTAAAAGTGAGCATAAGGGGAACTTCGGCAATCACAAATTGCAGAAACATTCGGATAAGTGGCTTAAGTGCGAACAGTGCGGTTATCAAACGAAGTGGAAAAGCAGTTTGCTGAGGCATGTGAGGACACAGCATGGTTGA
- the LOC100141583 gene encoding uncharacterized protein LOC100141583, which translates to MLKTAVVPKLAFELLQETENVYKGQKKLPNEILTQLHSFFGPTLSQATELLETCKITKYETKDKTRSIYKAFQLQVLQDRTSLTCKHVLALKLNQITGVLKTRSEIITDSQFVEFLNEQLSSLKE; encoded by the exons atgttaaaaacagcGGTAGTCCCAAAACTGGCCTTCGAATTGCTCCAAGAGACCGAAAATGTGTACAAGGggcaaaaaaaac TGCCGAACGAAATTCTCACTCAGTTACACTCATTTTTCGGCCCCACTTTGAGCCAAGCCACTGAATTGCTCGAAACGTGCAAAATCACGAAATACGAGACCAAGGACAAGACTCGTAGCATTTACAAA GCCTTCCAGTTGCAAGTTTTACAAGACAGGACGAGTCTGACTTGCAAACACGTGTTAGCCTTGAAGTTAAACCAAATTACCGGGGTACTGAAAACTAGAAGTGAAATTATAACCGATTCGCAGTTTGTGGAGTTCTTGAATGAGCAGTTGAGCAGCCTTAAGGAGTGA
- the Lnk gene encoding SH2B adapter protein 2 isoform X2, translated as MASAAELPSADNSWIEFCERHASVAAQDFSKSCVQFMSLNLSESAKATITHKDFLGKFLETFAEHFETDFGKRKAQVAKIANGGSRLDDDASEPEEGSPKMPHKPFFRSFKMLRKGKDLFHKQHSDEVDLAHNKTKLAKIVVECRKEGIVSYSTPESLDQPGGPPKWEKCRLALVKAVGGYMLEFYSPPKSTKPRSGVFCALITEARETTALEMPDHENTFVLKANNSLEFVILARDTDDMRSWLATIKYCIRSGAGYGDTAPGDQRDYHSDAPELPPRHVSGRGGDRLSSSSNFDMCPSTGDNISMETDIGQTLKKEFWFHGTLGRSEATNLVLHDGARGHGLFLVRQSETRTGEFVLTFNFQGRAKHLRMTINDQGQCRVQHFWFQSIYEMLEHFRQQPIPLESGGNSDVTLTDFVVNSAARGQLQGSMGRSSQASTNGVHERRVPPIPEIRQVQTHNGSVRTQETTLEQISEARAVENQYSFV; from the exons ATGGCGAGTGCGGCGGAGCTCCCGTCGGCCGACAACTCGTGGATCGAATTCTGCGAGCGGCATGCCAGTGTCGCCGCTCAAGACTTCTCCAAAAGTTGCGTCCAGTTCATGTCGTTAAACCTTTCGGAATCGGCCAAAGCGACAATAACCCACAAAGACTTCCTTGGCAAATTCCTCGAGACGTTCGCCGAGCACTTCGAGACCGACTTCGGCAAGCGCAAGGCCCAGGTGGCGAAAATCGCGAATGGGGGCTCCCGCCTCGACGACGACGCCTCGGAGCCCGAGGAGGGCTCCCCGAAGATGCCCCACAAGCCGTTCTTCCGCAG TTTCAAAATGCTGCGGAAGGGCAAAGACCTCTTCCACAAGCAGCACTCGGACGAAGTGGACTTGGCGCACAACAAGACCAAGTTGGCCAAGATCGTGGTCGAGTGCCGCAAGGAGGGGATTGTGAGCTACTCCACCCCAGAGAGCTTGGACCAGCCCGGGGGGCCCCCCAAGTGGGAGAAGTGCCGGCTGGCGCTGGTCAAGGCCGTCGGGGGGTACATGCTCGAGTTCTACTCGCCGCCCAAAAGCACCAAA CCCCGTAGTGGCGTTTTTTGCGCCCTTATCACCGAAGCCCGCGAGACTACGGCTCTGGAAATGCCAGATCATGAAAATACTTTCGTTCTTAAGGCTAATAATAGTCTCGAATTTGTTATTTTGGCCAGAGATACCGATGATATGAG GTCATGGCTTGCTACAATTAAGTATTGTATACGTTCGGGGGCGGGTTACGGTGACACCGCCCCCGGCGATCAACGCGACTATCACTCGGACGCCCCCGAACTGCCCCCGAGACATGTCTCAGGCCGAGGGGGCGACCGGTTGTCTTCCAGTAGTAACTTCGATATGTGCCCCTCAACCGGCGATAATATCT CAATGGAGACTGATATTGGCCAGACGTTAAAAAAAGAATTCTGGTTCCATGGCACTCTAGGCCGGTCCGAAGCCACCAATCTAGTCCTCCATGACGGCGCTAGAGGCCATGGATTGTTTCTGGTACGTCAGAGTGAGACACGGACCGGCGAATTCGTCCTAACTTTCAATTTTCAA GGCCGGGCTAAGCACCTCCGGATGACCATCAACGACCAAGGCCAGTGCCGAGTGCAACACTTCTGGTTCCAGTCCATCTACGAAATGCTCGAACACTTCCGACAGCAGCCGATTCCGCTCGAGAGCGGCGGCAATTCCGACGTCACACTCACCGACTTCGTTGTCAATTCCGCCGCAAGAGGGCAGCTCCAAGGCTCGATGGGGCGGAGCTCGCAAGCCTCGACCAATGGCGTGCACGAACGCAGAGTCCCGCCCATACCCGAAATCAGACAA GTCCAAACACACAATGGGAGTGTGCGAACTCAGGAAACCACTCTGGAACAAATTTCCGAGGCACGAGCTGTTGAAAATCAGTACagttttgtgtaa
- the Lnk gene encoding SH2B adapter protein 2 isoform X1, whose translation MASAAELPSADNSWIEFCERHASVAAQDFSKSCVQFMSLNLSESAKATITHKDFLGKFLETFAEHFETDFGKRKAQVAKIANGGSRLDDDASEPEEGSPKMPHKPFFRRLSFKMLRKGKDLFHKQHSDEVDLAHNKTKLAKIVVECRKEGIVSYSTPESLDQPGGPPKWEKCRLALVKAVGGYMLEFYSPPKSTKPRSGVFCALITEARETTALEMPDHENTFVLKANNSLEFVILARDTDDMRSWLATIKYCIRSGAGYGDTAPGDQRDYHSDAPELPPRHVSGRGGDRLSSSSNFDMCPSTGDNISMETDIGQTLKKEFWFHGTLGRSEATNLVLHDGARGHGLFLVRQSETRTGEFVLTFNFQGRAKHLRMTINDQGQCRVQHFWFQSIYEMLEHFRQQPIPLESGGNSDVTLTDFVVNSAARGQLQGSMGRSSQASTNGVHERRVPPIPEIRQVQTHNGSVRTQETTLEQISEARAVENQYSFV comes from the exons ATGGCGAGTGCGGCGGAGCTCCCGTCGGCCGACAACTCGTGGATCGAATTCTGCGAGCGGCATGCCAGTGTCGCCGCTCAAGACTTCTCCAAAAGTTGCGTCCAGTTCATGTCGTTAAACCTTTCGGAATCGGCCAAAGCGACAATAACCCACAAAGACTTCCTTGGCAAATTCCTCGAGACGTTCGCCGAGCACTTCGAGACCGACTTCGGCAAGCGCAAGGCCCAGGTGGCGAAAATCGCGAATGGGGGCTCCCGCCTCGACGACGACGCCTCGGAGCCCGAGGAGGGCTCCCCGAAGATGCCCCACAAGCCGTTCTTCCGCAG GTTAAGTTTCAAAATGCTGCGGAAGGGCAAAGACCTCTTCCACAAGCAGCACTCGGACGAAGTGGACTTGGCGCACAACAAGACCAAGTTGGCCAAGATCGTGGTCGAGTGCCGCAAGGAGGGGATTGTGAGCTACTCCACCCCAGAGAGCTTGGACCAGCCCGGGGGGCCCCCCAAGTGGGAGAAGTGCCGGCTGGCGCTGGTCAAGGCCGTCGGGGGGTACATGCTCGAGTTCTACTCGCCGCCCAAAAGCACCAAA CCCCGTAGTGGCGTTTTTTGCGCCCTTATCACCGAAGCCCGCGAGACTACGGCTCTGGAAATGCCAGATCATGAAAATACTTTCGTTCTTAAGGCTAATAATAGTCTCGAATTTGTTATTTTGGCCAGAGATACCGATGATATGAG GTCATGGCTTGCTACAATTAAGTATTGTATACGTTCGGGGGCGGGTTACGGTGACACCGCCCCCGGCGATCAACGCGACTATCACTCGGACGCCCCCGAACTGCCCCCGAGACATGTCTCAGGCCGAGGGGGCGACCGGTTGTCTTCCAGTAGTAACTTCGATATGTGCCCCTCAACCGGCGATAATATCT CAATGGAGACTGATATTGGCCAGACGTTAAAAAAAGAATTCTGGTTCCATGGCACTCTAGGCCGGTCCGAAGCCACCAATCTAGTCCTCCATGACGGCGCTAGAGGCCATGGATTGTTTCTGGTACGTCAGAGTGAGACACGGACCGGCGAATTCGTCCTAACTTTCAATTTTCAA GGCCGGGCTAAGCACCTCCGGATGACCATCAACGACCAAGGCCAGTGCCGAGTGCAACACTTCTGGTTCCAGTCCATCTACGAAATGCTCGAACACTTCCGACAGCAGCCGATTCCGCTCGAGAGCGGCGGCAATTCCGACGTCACACTCACCGACTTCGTTGTCAATTCCGCCGCAAGAGGGCAGCTCCAAGGCTCGATGGGGCGGAGCTCGCAAGCCTCGACCAATGGCGTGCACGAACGCAGAGTCCCGCCCATACCCGAAATCAGACAA GTCCAAACACACAATGGGAGTGTGCGAACTCAGGAAACCACTCTGGAACAAATTTCCGAGGCACGAGCTGTTGAAAATCAGTACagttttgtgtaa